The following proteins are encoded in a genomic region of Candidatus Methylospira mobilis:
- a CDS encoding nucleotide-binding protein translates to MQNTVHFILQGKGGIGKSFIAVLLSQYFASKQADLKAYDTDQENTTFAHYKSLNAQHIPVMDYSRTVDAKRFDSLIENILTEDGTYVIDNGANTFSPLLAYMVENNVVDFLQENGKTVYIHTVIGGGDVLIDTANGFESIANGIDNAPIIIWLNEYFGKTATTEGKEFTDTKIYIRNEDRLHGLITLHERNRQTYGDDIKKMNTKRLTVLEIMESTDFTIMEKQRISTVVKDVYTQLDAIAF, encoded by the coding sequence ATGCAAAACACAGTTCATTTTATTCTACAAGGAAAAGGCGGCATAGGTAAATCGTTTATCGCTGTTCTGCTTTCTCAATATTTCGCAAGCAAACAAGCCGATCTTAAAGCATACGACACCGACCAGGAAAACACCACTTTTGCGCATTACAAGTCATTAAATGCTCAACACATTCCGGTAATGGACTATTCACGTACGGTTGACGCCAAACGGTTTGACTCGCTTATCGAAAATATTTTGACGGAAGATGGAACCTATGTGATTGATAATGGCGCTAACACATTCTCACCTTTGTTAGCTTACATGGTCGAAAACAACGTTGTTGATTTTTTACAAGAAAATGGAAAGACTGTTTATATCCATACCGTTATAGGTGGCGGCGATGTTCTTATCGATACAGCTAATGGATTTGAATCCATCGCCAACGGTATTGATAATGCGCCAATTATTATCTGGCTAAATGAATATTTCGGTAAGACGGCCACTACCGAAGGCAAGGAATTCACGGATACAAAAATCTACATACGAAACGAAGACCGGCTACACGGTTTAATCACACTTCATGAACGTAATCGTCAAACTTATGGCGACGATATAAAAAAAATGAATACAAAAAGGCTTACCGTTCTTGAGATCATGGAATCAACAGATTTCACAATAATGGAAAAACAACGTATTAGCACCGTTGTTAAAGACGTGTATACACAACTCGACGCCATTGCATTCTGA